The Etheostoma cragini isolate CJK2018 chromosome 5, CSU_Ecrag_1.0, whole genome shotgun sequence genome contains a region encoding:
- the snrnp27 gene encoding U4/U6.U5 small nuclear ribonucleoprotein 27 kDa protein isoform X1: MGRSRSRTPPRRERRRSRSTSRERERRRREKERSRDRDRERRRSRSRSPHRRRSSRSPPRRHPSSSTSPSDEGKHAKDKSAKPIQISEEDMQGKTEEEIEMMKQMGFGSFSTSKGKKTDGSVNAFAVNVTMKRKYRQYMNRKGGFNRPLDFIA, from the exons ATGGGCAGGAGCAGGAGTCGAACTCCTCCGAGACGAG AGAGAAGGCGTTCCCGCTCAACTTCAAGGGAGCGCGAGCGAAGGCGAAGGGAAAAGGAGCGCTCTCGAGATCGGGACCGTGAGCGGCGGAGGAGTCGCTCACGGTCTCCTCACAGGAGACGTTCAAG CAGGTCTCCCCCCCGACGtcatccctcctcctccacctccccctctGATGAGGGCAAACACGCTAAGGACAAGTCAGCAAAGCCCATTCAGATCTCGG aggaagacatgcagggTAAAACAGAAGAGGAAATTGAGATGATGAAACAGATGGGATTTGGTTCCTTTTCCACCAGCAAG GGGAAGAAGACTGATGGATCTGTTAATGCCTTTGCTGTCAATGTGACCATGAAGAGAAAATACAG GCAGTACATGAACAGAAAAGGTGGATTCAACAGACCACTGGACTTCATCGCGTGA
- the snrnp27 gene encoding U4/U6.U5 small nuclear ribonucleoprotein 27 kDa protein isoform X2, whose protein sequence is MGRSRSRTPPRRERRRSRSTSRERERRRREKERSRDRDRERRRSRSRSPHRRRSRSPPRRHPSSSTSPSDEGKHAKDKSAKPIQISEEDMQGKTEEEIEMMKQMGFGSFSTSKGKKTDGSVNAFAVNVTMKRKYRQYMNRKGGFNRPLDFIA, encoded by the exons ATGGGCAGGAGCAGGAGTCGAACTCCTCCGAGACGAG AGAGAAGGCGTTCCCGCTCAACTTCAAGGGAGCGCGAGCGAAGGCGAAGGGAAAAGGAGCGCTCTCGAGATCGGGACCGTGAGCGGCGGAGGAGTCGCTCACGGTCTCCTCACAGGAGACGTTCAAG GTCTCCCCCCCGACGtcatccctcctcctccacctccccctctGATGAGGGCAAACACGCTAAGGACAAGTCAGCAAAGCCCATTCAGATCTCGG aggaagacatgcagggTAAAACAGAAGAGGAAATTGAGATGATGAAACAGATGGGATTTGGTTCCTTTTCCACCAGCAAG GGGAAGAAGACTGATGGATCTGTTAATGCCTTTGCTGTCAATGTGACCATGAAGAGAAAATACAG GCAGTACATGAACAGAAAAGGTGGATTCAACAGACCACTGGACTTCATCGCGTGA